A region from the Bacillus sp. Marseille-P3661 genome encodes:
- a CDS encoding TRAP transporter small permease, giving the protein MEKSGNKTNDFRSSFSNVLDNVSETLGKIGGIAILLMVILVTLNVISRKLFNWSFPGFYEILGLIGAIFYSFGIVYGATKGQHIVMDMVVNRLPERFSKVCEILTRVIILLFCGLLAYAGVEVTMGMLDETTDDLKIPVAPFRFIVVIVFILLALLIVAGKNISKGGEE; this is encoded by the coding sequence ATGGAGAAAAGTGGAAATAAAACGAATGATTTTCGTTCATCCTTTTCAAATGTATTGGATAACGTAAGTGAAACACTCGGGAAAATCGGGGGAATAGCCATTTTACTGATGGTCATATTGGTTACATTAAATGTAATCAGTCGGAAACTATTCAATTGGTCATTTCCTGGGTTTTATGAAATTTTAGGCTTAATTGGAGCTATATTCTATTCTTTTGGGATTGTATATGGGGCGACAAAGGGTCAGCATATTGTGATGGATATGGTTGTCAATCGTCTTCCTGAACGATTTAGTAAAGTCTGTGAGATCCTAACACGAGTGATTATTTTGCTTTTTTGTGGCTTATTAGCATATGCAGGAGTAGAAGTCACCATGGGGATGTTAGATGAAACAACTGATGACCTTAAAATTCCGGTCGCTCCATTTCGTTTTATTGTAGTCATTGTGTTTATTTTACTAGCCCTTTTAATAGTAGCAGGGAAGAATATTAGTAAAGGAGGCGAGGAATAG
- a CDS encoding cytochrome P450, which produces MSNQNEIGKCPFNYGDLESYENELFKEITMDKRGDHDFDPKAPETFTSAHELYKEMRSKCPVAHSNEWGGFWALSKYEDVVGVLKDYHTYTTSVQNVVPKVAFTGRRPPLHFDPPEHTVYRRLINQFFTKEKIAKLEPIIQRDTEELVKPLIEQGEVEIAADYSHKLPSLVFAEFFNLPKSLSAKIKEVSTAYVKAIMAFDNQEKVKGLSLQLYDIARTVIETRKENPMDPEEDFTSALLETKYEGEYLPDEMILGCVRAMLVAGMIAPSVLIASIFVHLAKHKDVQEQLRNDLSLVPAATEEYLRLLTPYRGMARTAKRDVVIGGQLIKKDEPIALNYASANRDDDVFPEGDKFILNRPNIHQHIVFGEGPHKCPAAPLARMMIRIAIEEVLKSTKDIELVGDVQMTVWAEWGVLTAPMKLTPA; this is translated from the coding sequence ATGAGTAATCAAAATGAAATAGGTAAATGTCCTTTTAATTACGGTGATTTAGAAAGTTATGAAAACGAGTTATTTAAAGAAATCACAATGGATAAGCGGGGCGATCATGATTTTGATCCAAAAGCACCTGAAACATTCACAAGTGCTCATGAACTATATAAAGAAATGAGAAGTAAATGTCCAGTTGCACATAGCAATGAATGGGGAGGGTTTTGGGCACTATCCAAATATGAAGATGTTGTGGGGGTGTTAAAAGATTATCATACATATACGACATCTGTTCAAAATGTAGTACCTAAAGTCGCATTTACTGGAAGACGTCCACCTTTGCATTTTGATCCACCAGAGCATACAGTTTACCGCCGTTTGATTAATCAATTTTTTACGAAAGAGAAGATAGCAAAGCTTGAACCCATTATTCAACGAGATACTGAAGAATTGGTCAAACCATTAATTGAACAAGGTGAAGTAGAGATTGCGGCTGATTATTCTCATAAGCTACCATCCTTAGTATTTGCCGAGTTTTTTAATCTGCCAAAATCCCTTTCTGCCAAAATTAAAGAAGTAAGTACTGCATATGTAAAAGCAATTATGGCGTTTGATAACCAAGAAAAGGTAAAAGGGTTAAGTCTTCAACTATATGATATTGCTCGAACCGTTATAGAAACAAGGAAGGAAAATCCGATGGATCCTGAAGAGGATTTTACAAGTGCATTGCTTGAGACAAAATACGAAGGTGAGTACTTGCCGGATGAAATGATATTAGGTTGTGTTCGTGCAATGCTGGTGGCTGGTATGATTGCTCCAAGTGTTCTAATAGCTAGTATATTTGTACATCTTGCTAAACATAAAGATGTTCAAGAGCAACTACGAAATGACTTGAGTTTAGTTCCTGCAGCAACAGAGGAATATCTTAGACTACTGACACCATATCGTGGGATGGCAAGGACAGCGAAACGTGATGTTGTTATTGGAGGACAATTAATAAAGAAAGATGAGCCCATTGCTTTGAATTATGCGTCAGCAAACCGAGATGACGATGTTTTTCCAGAGGGTGATAAATTCATCTTAAATCGTCCTAATATTCATCAACATATCGTATTTGGTGAAGGGCCACATAAATGTCCGGCAGCTCCTTTGGCACGTATGATGATCCGTATTGCAATAGAGGAAGTGTTGAAAAGTACAAAAGACATTGAATTAGTTGGAGACGTTCAGATGACAGTATGGGCTGAGTGGGGTGTACTAACAGCACCAATGAAACTAACACCAGCATAA
- a CDS encoding MarR family winged helix-turn-helix transcriptional regulator, which translates to MEIIRDRRNWFGSLFRRISLNLTNMADHKMAIHGLTSSDYWILKLLWEKDGMTQKELVNQLSVKPASLTGMIDKLVDKGWIIRSADSKDARIKRIFLTKEGKELEYTAADMIVECEETITMGLSDSEKRILKIALKKVLDNLEMAQKN; encoded by the coding sequence ATGGAAATTATAAGGGATCGACGTAATTGGTTTGGATCATTATTTAGAAGAATATCACTTAACTTGACAAATATGGCTGATCATAAGATGGCAATTCATGGATTGACTAGTTCTGATTATTGGATTTTGAAACTGCTATGGGAAAAGGATGGCATGACTCAAAAAGAGTTAGTAAATCAGTTAAGTGTGAAACCAGCATCCTTAACAGGTATGATTGACAAACTGGTTGATAAGGGTTGGATTATACGATCTGCAGACTCAAAGGATGCTAGAATTAAAAGGATTTTCCTTACAAAAGAAGGAAAGGAATTAGAATATACAGCTGCTGATATGATTGTGGAATGTGAGGAGACTATTACCATGGGGTTATCTGATTCTGAAAAAAGGATACTGAAAATAGCACTAAAAAAAGTATTGGATAATTTGGAGATGGCACAAAAAAATTAA
- a CDS encoding LacI family DNA-binding transcriptional regulator gives MHKNKSKISIIDVANHAGVGVGTVSRAINNTGSISPKTKQKIMDSINELGYIPNRLAQSLRSQEYKNIVFFVNLEVTTFSRILNGMYTQFEYHGYMLSLCNIGESNILDKIKSYTSYQHFDGVILATPIEVDKELNEYLQSLDVPVVTFELSIPGLATGITVDYHSAVMQAANYLFSLNHRNIALLCGSTNIPTNIGIIGGFREAFANHNIELQEELIIRSNASSNKIIVNELSLLMPQIRRKEISAILCMHTAFLPQLLQVMKDAKIRYPDDVSLIAVEDYELTKLLDPSITVIKRPLFDMGKKAAETLLKYIQQPDLYGQLPSNIISTEFIIRESCKILKE, from the coding sequence ATGCACAAAAACAAAAGTAAAATTAGTATTATTGATGTTGCAAACCATGCTGGTGTGGGAGTAGGTACAGTTTCAAGAGCTATTAATAATACTGGTAGCATCTCACCGAAAACTAAACAAAAAATTATGGACAGTATAAACGAACTGGGTTATATCCCGAATAGGCTTGCACAAAGTTTGAGATCCCAAGAGTATAAAAACATCGTATTCTTTGTAAACCTTGAAGTTACTACATTTTCTAGAATACTAAATGGTATGTACACCCAATTTGAGTACCATGGGTACATGCTTAGCCTCTGTAATATTGGTGAAAGTAATATTCTAGATAAAATTAAATCCTATACTAGCTACCAACATTTTGATGGCGTGATTCTTGCTACGCCAATTGAAGTTGATAAAGAATTAAATGAGTACTTACAATCTCTAGACGTCCCTGTTGTAACTTTCGAATTAAGCATACCAGGTCTCGCTACAGGTATTACCGTTGATTATCATAGTGCAGTTATGCAAGCAGCGAATTATTTATTTTCACTTAATCATAGAAACATCGCTCTTTTATGTGGTTCAACAAATATCCCAACTAATATCGGTATTATCGGCGGTTTCCGTGAAGCCTTTGCTAATCATAATATAGAATTACAAGAAGAACTGATTATTCGTTCAAATGCATCATCTAATAAAATAATTGTAAATGAACTTTCATTGCTTATGCCACAAATTAGAAGAAAGGAAATATCCGCGATACTATGTATGCATACTGCCTTTTTACCTCAGCTTTTACAAGTGATGAAAGACGCTAAAATCCGCTACCCTGATGATGTATCACTAATTGCTGTAGAAGACTATGAATTAACCAAGCTTTTAGATCCATCTATCACTGTCATTAAACGTCCACTATTTGATATGGGTAAAAAAGCCGCAGAGACTTTATTAAAGTATATTCAACAACCTGATCTTTACGGACAGCTCCCCTCTAATATTATTTCTACTGAATTCATTATTAGAGAATCTTGTAAAATCCTAAAAGAATGA
- a CDS encoding helix-turn-helix transcriptional regulator, protein MIDNITLQEYVKKIDKATTNEEKHILYIRGLIEMFPIKNVFLFRFSPIGFTAEGVIQLDENGELNTIEDVRDDLRTLPIIQSAIINRQAEFISKETYLTHSSSSAVPTLVSSMLIIPICLSANVVGYTVSTKFTKDIEPQLESLLSTLTVFGKMFGKVLESEFQYYPIVALSKREIEVMQRLAHGNSIKEMSERMNISEHTVKDYIKSAVKKTKAMNRLHATIILLRKGIIF, encoded by the coding sequence ATGATTGATAATATTACTCTTCAAGAGTACGTAAAAAAAATTGATAAAGCCACCACTAATGAAGAAAAACACATCTTATATATACGTGGTTTAATTGAAATGTTTCCAATTAAAAATGTATTCCTTTTCAGATTTTCTCCAATTGGATTTACAGCTGAAGGCGTCATCCAACTTGATGAAAATGGTGAATTAAACACGATAGAAGATGTTCGCGATGATTTAAGAACATTACCAATCATTCAGTCAGCCATTATAAACCGTCAAGCAGAGTTCATCTCAAAAGAAACTTATCTAACACATTCCTCCAGTTCTGCTGTGCCAACATTAGTTTCTTCGATGTTGATTATACCAATTTGTTTAAGTGCTAATGTAGTAGGTTATACTGTATCTACTAAATTTACTAAAGATATTGAACCACAACTCGAGAGTTTACTATCCACTCTAACAGTATTCGGAAAAATGTTTGGTAAAGTTCTAGAAAGTGAGTTTCAATATTACCCTATCGTTGCTTTAAGCAAGCGTGAGATTGAGGTTATGCAAAGACTCGCCCATGGCAATAGTATTAAAGAAATGTCAGAAAGAATGAACATTAGTGAACATACGGTTAAAGATTATATTAAGTCTGCTGTAAAGAAAACGAAAGCAATGAATAGATTACATGCAACTATCATATTATTGCGGAAAGGTATTATTTTTTAA
- a CDS encoding MDR family MFS transporter, giving the protein MEHLNTKQKVIIMLSIVSAMYFAAVNQTIVGTALPRIVGELGGVEYFNWVYTMFMLASAISGILVGKLSDVYGRKVFLLTGISIFLVASFLCGLSQSIIQLIIFRGIQGLGGGIILSTSHAAVGDLFPPRERGKWQGLLVSGFGLASVSGPTLGGFIADSFNWNWIFWAFLPFGAIAFILIFLLLPNTGQKEKEPVDYLGSGTLTISLISLLLAFSLGGVHYAWTSFQTIGLLAIACITFFIFIKIECKVKSPVVPLSLFKNKVFTLANLASFFTAAGMFGAMMYIPFFLQGVLGMSATVSGFTIMPKMLSMVISSTICGIIISKYGKYKLISLTGILAIIFGLISMAIMGPETPYFMIIASLIIMGIGMGAAFPVFTLIVQNAVVHKMLGVATSTSQLARHLGSTIGVSIIGIIMNARLLKSFEQESSTQLLLNIPNMDGHIEQQITKLKDLQTLVDPKSVAEIKSTVPSEFHGLFATIVGDLRGMLGYSITGALFGCAVLVLSGFFIAVFLKDEPLRTTNDEITEQEKIMMKMDL; this is encoded by the coding sequence ATGGAACATTTAAATACGAAACAAAAAGTCATCATTATGCTTTCGATCGTGTCCGCGATGTATTTTGCAGCAGTCAATCAAACCATAGTTGGAACAGCCTTACCTCGAATTGTAGGGGAATTAGGCGGTGTAGAGTACTTCAACTGGGTTTACACCATGTTTATGCTCGCATCAGCAATTTCAGGAATTCTTGTTGGTAAGCTTTCCGATGTATATGGGAGAAAAGTGTTTTTATTAACGGGAATTTCTATATTTTTAGTCGCATCTTTTTTATGTGGATTATCGCAATCTATCATACAATTAATTATTTTTAGAGGGATCCAGGGGTTAGGTGGGGGAATTATTTTATCTACCTCTCATGCAGCTGTAGGAGATCTTTTTCCGCCACGAGAAAGGGGGAAATGGCAGGGATTATTAGTTTCTGGCTTTGGATTGGCTAGTGTTTCCGGACCAACATTAGGAGGTTTTATAGCAGATAGCTTTAATTGGAATTGGATTTTTTGGGCATTTCTTCCGTTCGGAGCTATAGCTTTTATATTAATTTTCTTGTTATTACCAAATACGGGACAAAAGGAAAAAGAACCGGTTGATTACCTTGGTTCGGGAACACTTACAATTTCGTTGATAAGCTTGCTACTTGCTTTTTCTTTGGGAGGAGTTCACTATGCATGGACTTCCTTCCAAACGATAGGTTTGCTAGCAATAGCCTGTATCACCTTTTTTATTTTTATTAAAATAGAATGTAAAGTTAAAAGTCCAGTTGTTCCTCTAAGCTTGTTTAAAAATAAAGTGTTTACATTAGCAAATTTAGCATCATTTTTCACTGCAGCAGGAATGTTTGGAGCGATGATGTATATACCGTTTTTTCTCCAAGGAGTACTAGGAATGTCTGCAACAGTTTCAGGTTTTACAATAATGCCGAAGATGTTGTCGATGGTGATTTCTAGTACTATTTGTGGAATTATCATTAGTAAGTATGGAAAGTATAAATTAATTTCATTGACTGGTATTTTAGCTATTATATTTGGGTTGATATCAATGGCAATAATGGGTCCAGAGACTCCTTACTTCATGATTATCGCCAGTTTAATTATTATGGGCATTGGAATGGGAGCAGCTTTTCCAGTATTTACATTAATAGTCCAAAATGCTGTGGTTCATAAGATGTTAGGTGTGGCAACGTCTACTTCTCAGCTAGCAAGACATTTAGGTTCGACAATCGGTGTTTCGATAATTGGTATTATAATGAATGCCCGTCTTTTGAAAAGTTTTGAACAAGAAAGTAGCACACAACTATTGTTAAATATCCCTAATATGGATGGGCATATTGAACAACAAATAACAAAACTAAAAGACCTCCAAACTTTAGTTGATCCTAAATCGGTAGCCGAAATAAAATCAACAGTACCATCAGAATTTCATGGGTTATTCGCAACAATTGTTGGGGATTTAAGAGGAATGTTAGGATACTCCATTACCGGTGCGCTGTTTGGTTGTGCAGTGCTTGTACTAAGTGGGTTTTTTATTGCCGTTTTTCTTAAAGACGAGCCGCTTCGGACAACTAACGATGAGATAACTGAACAGGAAAAAATTATGATGAAGATGGATCTTTAA
- a CDS encoding alpha/beta fold hydrolase: MPIANVNGIELYYEEFGSGDNVIISAQQDFSKGGYQEILADKGYHVYTITLRGYGKSTHVFEDLGFGWYPTWSNDIREFAKSLGISQFIYTGVSHGAGVGWQIAQDEPEVLKAFISVVGAPNDRAGGDVSEARRKMIEAADANDPTYRPPGIYLVPTSDPKRLARREIMKKEKEERFISMTREEKLINPRKPFPHAKTNEELALELSKIQVPTLLLCGCQDDISSAEMGLLAAKAVPGAKAIFYQDHSHTLSREIPEEIVEEVVLYLNHLEKR, translated from the coding sequence ATGCCAATCGCAAATGTAAATGGAATCGAGCTTTATTATGAAGAATTTGGGAGTGGAGATAACGTCATTATTTCAGCTCAACAAGATTTTTCTAAAGGTGGCTACCAAGAGATATTAGCTGATAAAGGGTACCATGTTTATACTATTACGTTACGTGGTTATGGAAAGTCTACGCATGTGTTTGAAGATCTTGGTTTTGGGTGGTACCCAACCTGGTCGAATGATATTCGGGAATTTGCTAAATCTCTAGGAATAAGTCAATTTATTTATACAGGTGTTTCTCACGGTGCTGGCGTGGGCTGGCAAATTGCACAAGACGAACCAGAGGTGTTAAAAGCATTTATCTCGGTTGTAGGTGCACCGAATGATCGTGCGGGAGGAGACGTTTCTGAAGCGAGAAGAAAAATGATCGAGGCAGCAGATGCAAATGACCCTACCTACCGACCTCCAGGTATTTACTTGGTGCCGACGAGTGATCCGAAAAGGCTTGCTCGCAGAGAAATTATGAAGAAGGAGAAGGAAGAGCGCTTTATTAGCATGACCAGGGAAGAAAAACTAATCAACCCGCGAAAACCGTTTCCACATGCTAAAACAAATGAAGAACTAGCATTGGAACTAAGTAAGATTCAAGTTCCAACATTATTATTATGTGGATGTCAGGACGATATTTCAAGTGCTGAAATGGGTTTACTCGCGGCTAAGGCAGTTCCAGGAGCAAAAGCAATCTTCTATCAAGACCATAGTCATACTTTATCGAGGGAAATTCCAGAGGAAATCGTCGAAGAAGTCGTACTGTATTTGAACCATCTAGAAAAAAGATAG
- a CDS encoding CocE/NonD family hydrolase, translating into MERSIRMDRNVPMKMSDGTILRADIYRPDDNGQHPAILIRTPYSKQQFRQGFLYPVEAAFEGFSVVIQDIRGRYESEGEWNRLKMFEIEAIDGYDSVEWIADQEWCNGNVGLAGGSYLAAMTWIGAMANPPHLKAISPWIGDIAPNMQPPPQTGVVNFVTAANAIPITSLDLIDKLEQQGEDVSALRQDLNRILKNPDELLQFLPLKNIPLANNQIIRDMWEARLKPGSLEDQYSRKKYENVKVPCFHIGGWFDQLEWSTFENFQNMQERGGSSLARVNQMLLVGPWMHGAPSNFLGEISFGLSAGGKGSEIHERLLNFFRKYLMETDVDIPTVRYFRMGDNEWKDGESWPLPETSWQRFFLHSNGNANTMSGDGELDLRAPDNETPDTYIYDPHHPVPTVGGKTMATTGLLPGPFDQVRIAQRNDVLCYTSHKLEEEVEVTGPIKLHLFASTTAVDTDFTAKIIDVHPDGRAFNIADGIQRARFRNWSSKPVLVEPSKIYEYVIDMGNTSIMFKKGHRIRIDISSSNFPWYDRNMNTGNPIGEDEVGIKATQTIYHQKDYASYIDLPVIPKFIR; encoded by the coding sequence TTGGAAAGGTCAATTCGAATGGACCGAAATGTACCGATGAAAATGAGCGATGGGACAATATTAAGGGCTGATATATATCGTCCAGATGATAATGGTCAACACCCAGCAATCTTAATTCGAACACCTTATAGTAAACAACAATTCCGACAAGGATTTTTATATCCTGTTGAGGCTGCCTTTGAAGGATTTAGCGTTGTGATTCAAGATATACGAGGCAGGTATGAATCTGAAGGCGAGTGGAACCGCTTAAAGATGTTCGAAATTGAAGCAATCGATGGGTATGATTCAGTCGAATGGATTGCAGACCAGGAATGGTGTAACGGTAATGTTGGATTAGCGGGTGGCTCTTATCTTGCGGCCATGACTTGGATTGGGGCGATGGCAAACCCACCTCATCTGAAAGCTATATCACCTTGGATTGGGGATATAGCACCTAATATGCAGCCACCGCCACAAACTGGGGTCGTTAATTTTGTAACAGCTGCAAATGCCATTCCAATAACTTCACTTGATTTGATTGACAAACTTGAACAACAAGGCGAGGACGTTTCAGCTTTACGTCAGGATCTAAATCGAATTTTAAAAAATCCAGATGAATTACTGCAATTTTTACCACTTAAAAACATCCCATTAGCTAATAACCAAATTATTCGAGATATGTGGGAAGCTCGTTTGAAACCAGGATCACTAGAAGATCAATATAGTAGAAAAAAGTATGAAAATGTAAAAGTTCCGTGTTTTCATATCGGGGGATGGTTTGATCAATTGGAATGGTCAACATTTGAGAATTTCCAAAACATGCAGGAACGTGGAGGGTCTTCACTTGCTCGTGTTAATCAAATGTTGTTAGTTGGTCCGTGGATGCACGGAGCTCCTAGTAATTTTTTAGGTGAAATATCATTTGGTTTATCAGCTGGTGGTAAAGGTTCGGAAATTCATGAACGTCTACTCAATTTCTTTCGGAAATATTTAATGGAAACGGATGTCGATATTCCGACAGTAAGGTATTTTCGAATGGGGGATAACGAATGGAAGGACGGGGAGTCTTGGCCGCTTCCTGAAACAAGCTGGCAACGATTTTTTCTTCATAGTAATGGGAATGCAAATACGATGTCAGGAGATGGGGAACTAGATCTTCGTGCGCCAGATAATGAAACTCCAGACACTTATATTTATGATCCACATCACCCAGTTCCAACTGTTGGAGGTAAGACGATGGCTACAACGGGTCTACTACCAGGACCTTTCGATCAGGTGCGTATTGCTCAGCGCAATGATGTATTATGTTATACTTCTCACAAACTTGAGGAGGAAGTAGAGGTAACTGGTCCAATCAAGCTACACTTATTTGCATCGACAACAGCAGTTGATACTGATTTTACAGCAAAAATCATTGATGTACACCCAGACGGACGTGCCTTTAATATAGCAGATGGCATACAACGTGCCCGTTTTCGAAATTGGAGCTCTAAACCAGTTTTAGTGGAACCAAGTAAAATCTATGAATATGTGATAGACATGGGTAACACGAGCATTATGTTTAAAAAAGGTCATCGGATTCGTATCGATATATCAAGTAGTAATTTTCCTTGGTATGACCGTAATATGAATACGGGTAATCCAATCGGGGAAGATGAGGTTGGAATAAAGGCAACGCAAACTATTTATCACCAAAAAGATTATGCTTCCTATATTGACTTACCAGTTATACCGAAGTTTATAAGGTAA
- a CDS encoding CapA family protein, protein MTKETINISIVGDIIVGKNADSYFEHVQEELNTTDLLIGQLEVPYSNNHPDSIELERDPVYLESLVSAGFDILSLAGNHLADFGDQGIADTISWLKEHNIAYVGAGQNLEEARRPVITMRHGIKIGVLKYNCVGPKETSAAANKPGCAYVNILTHYELEHANPGGPPSIYTRAEPTSLQLMKEDIKALRPHCDILIVSFHKGLVHQPVKIADYEQEISYAAIDAGADLIVGEHAHLLKGIEIYKGKTIFHGLCNFVAYVPSLFPKPGQDEQAWSNKRMELFGFVPDKEYPTYPFHPEAIYTIIAKVKVEDGEIIRTSFVPCIVNKKGQPVVMKQDDEGQKVFDYMEQITSKAKLNAKYQWDGNEIVIE, encoded by the coding sequence GTGACAAAAGAAACGATTAATATTTCAATTGTTGGAGATATTATTGTCGGGAAAAATGCAGATTCGTATTTCGAACATGTTCAAGAGGAGCTTAATACGACAGATCTATTAATAGGGCAGTTAGAAGTACCGTACTCCAATAATCATCCAGATTCTATTGAATTAGAAAGAGACCCAGTATATTTGGAATCATTAGTTTCAGCTGGCTTTGATATTCTATCATTGGCAGGCAATCACCTTGCTGATTTTGGAGATCAAGGAATTGCGGATACGATTTCTTGGTTGAAAGAGCATAACATTGCATATGTAGGAGCCGGACAAAACTTAGAAGAAGCGAGACGCCCTGTTATTACTATGCGTCATGGAATAAAAATTGGTGTACTTAAATACAACTGCGTTGGTCCAAAAGAAACATCAGCTGCCGCTAATAAGCCGGGTTGTGCGTACGTAAATATTCTAACTCATTATGAATTAGAACATGCTAATCCTGGAGGACCTCCTAGCATTTACACTCGGGCAGAACCAACTTCATTACAATTGATGAAGGAGGATATAAAGGCTTTACGTCCACATTGTGACATTTTGATTGTCTCTTTTCATAAAGGACTAGTTCATCAACCTGTGAAAATTGCTGATTATGAACAAGAGATATCATATGCAGCCATTGATGCTGGCGCAGATTTAATAGTTGGAGAACATGCTCATTTATTAAAAGGGATTGAAATTTATAAAGGAAAAACAATCTTCCATGGCTTATGTAACTTCGTCGCCTATGTTCCTAGTTTGTTTCCTAAACCCGGTCAGGATGAACAAGCGTGGTCCAATAAAAGAATGGAGTTATTTGGTTTTGTCCCAGACAAAGAGTACCCAACCTATCCATTCCATCCTGAGGCCATTTATACAATTATCGCTAAAGTAAAAGTAGAAGATGGAGAAATTATAAGAACGAGCTTTGTTCCATGTATTGTCAATAAAAAAGGCCAGCCAGTTGTAATGAAACAAGACGATGAAGGTCAAAAAGTTTTTGATTATATGGAACAAATAACTAGTAAAGCTAAGTTAAATGCGAAGTATCAGTGGGATGGAAATGAAATTGTAATTGAATAA
- a CDS encoding CapA family protein: MDKISLLNVADIILASNSEPLFSDVKPTLLNGDVVVGQLEVPYTTRHQNAIKLDRPPESLQPLVSCGFDLVTLAGNHLMDAGVEGVEDTTQWLRDHGIHYVGAGMNIKEARQSVIIDHKGTRIGYLNYNCVGPEETWAGTDKPGCAYVKIITHYELDHATPGGPPSVYTWAERSSLETMKADIQALREQCDVLVVALHKGLGHTPVKIADYEKEVSYAAVDAGADLIVGHHAHILRGIEFYKGKPIFHGLCNFVAYAPILAANSGDAWAKRRRELFGFEPDPDYPTYPFHPEAIYTMIAQCVIEDGKIIETSYIPLIIDKESRPLVMKNDSDGQRVFNYVEKITAEAGLNAGYAWLDDRIIVYEKNREE, encoded by the coding sequence ATGGATAAAATCAGCTTATTAAATGTAGCAGATATCATCCTTGCATCTAACTCAGAGCCGTTATTTTCTGATGTTAAACCGACTCTATTAAATGGGGATGTTGTTGTTGGTCAGTTAGAGGTTCCTTACACAACCCGCCACCAAAATGCAATTAAGTTAGATCGTCCTCCAGAAAGTCTTCAACCACTTGTAAGTTGTGGTTTTGACTTGGTAACACTAGCAGGCAATCATTTAATGGACGCTGGTGTTGAAGGTGTTGAGGATACGACTCAATGGCTTCGTGATCATGGCATTCATTATGTTGGTGCGGGAATGAATATAAAAGAAGCAAGACAATCGGTGATCATTGACCATAAGGGTACAAGAATTGGTTATCTTAACTACAATTGTGTTGGGCCAGAGGAAACATGGGCTGGTACGGATAAGCCTGGCTGTGCATATGTGAAAATTATTACCCATTATGAACTTGATCATGCAACCCCGGGTGGCCCTCCTAGTGTTTATACATGGGCGGAGCGGAGTTCACTAGAGACAATGAAAGCAGACATACAAGCCTTAAGAGAACAATGTGATGTACTTGTTGTAGCCTTACATAAAGGGCTAGGCCATACTCCGGTCAAAATAGCAGATTATGAGAAAGAAGTTTCGTACGCAGCAGTCGACGCTGGTGCCGATTTAATTGTGGGGCACCATGCACATATTTTAAGAGGAATAGAGTTTTATAAGGGTAAACCTATTTTCCACGGTTTATGTAATTTTGTAGCATATGCTCCAATTTTAGCAGCAAACTCTGGAGATGCGTGGGCTAAACGACGCAGAGAATTATTTGGATTTGAACCTGACCCAGACTATCCGACTTATCCATTTCACCCAGAAGCCATTTATACGATGATCGCCCAATGCGTGATTGAAGATGGAAAAATAATAGAAACAAGTTATATACCGCTAATCATTGATAAAGAATCCAGACCATTGGTGATGAAAAATGATAGTGATGGTCAACGTGTGTTTAATTATGTCGAAAAGATTACAGCTGAAGCAGGACTAAATGCAGGCTATGCATGGCTTGATGATAGAATTATAGTTTATGAAAAGAATAGGGAAGAATAG